The following are encoded together in the Scytonema millei VB511283 genome:
- a CDS encoding tRNA (cytidine(34)-2'-O)-methyltransferase yields MPQLVLVHPQIPPNTGNIARTCAATGTELHLVAPLGFEISDRYLKRAGLDYWQYVNLHYHESLDSFKTYYLERGGRWVGFSVKGESNYIEYQFQADDWLLFGSETTGLPPAVLSACHARVYIPMAQTGVRSLNLSVSVAIGLFEARRQLGYLRG; encoded by the coding sequence ATGCCTCAACTCGTTTTGGTTCATCCGCAAATTCCTCCCAACACTGGTAATATTGCCCGTACCTGTGCGGCGACAGGGACAGAATTGCATTTGGTTGCACCGTTGGGTTTTGAAATTAGCGATCGCTATTTGAAACGAGCTGGCTTAGACTACTGGCAATATGTCAACTTGCATTACCACGAATCTCTAGACAGCTTCAAAACCTATTATCTAGAGCGCGGGGGACGCTGGGTTGGCTTTAGCGTTAAAGGTGAATCGAACTACATCGAATACCAATTTCAGGCTGACGATTGGTTGCTATTCGGTAGCGAAACAACTGGTTTACCTCCAGCCGTCCTCTCTGCTTGTCACGCTAGAGTTTACATTCCTATGGCTCAAACTGGCGTTCGCAGTCTAAACCTTTCTGTCAGCGTCGCCATTGGTTTGTTTGAAGCCCGTCGGCAGTTAGGATATTTAAGGGGATAG